From Pristiophorus japonicus isolate sPriJap1 chromosome 1, sPriJap1.hap1, whole genome shotgun sequence, a single genomic window includes:
- the LOC139259127 gene encoding telethonin-like has translation MSSVSEFKTLGGGLPFTALNCDIMEDNSAKSECFTACWEDLIMVTKTASRTALTEDNSTRKEHYDQNQRATFVVQRSPDQRMRMGRLGEKALEYQLPYKNVLPVPVFVPSKIPLVAKEDLMTEHSPTPEELRVIEKFERALNSRRSYPDKQKGSKMKKGLPGIVQPTSVNFRASALLSPPNMYSQPESVHRS, from the exons ATGTCCTCAGTTTCTGAATTTAAGACACTTGGTGGTGGTCTACCCTTCACTGCCCTGAACTGTGACATAATGGAAGACAATTCAGCAAAGAGCGAGTGTTTTACTGCTTGTTGGGAGGATCTGATAATGGTAACAAAGACAGCAAGCAG AACTGCTCTGACTGAAGACAATAGCACTAGGAAAGAGCACTATGACCAGAATCAACGGGCTACATTTGTTGTGCAGAGATCTCCTGATCAGAGGATGAGGATGGGCAGGCTTGGAGAGAAGGCATTAGAGTATCAGCTCCCGTACAAGAATGTCTTGCCGGTGCCAGTCTTTGTGCCAAGTAAAATACCATTGGTTGCCAAAGAAGACCTCATGACTGAGCATTCTCCGACTCCAGAAGAATTGAGAGTCATCGAGAAATTTGAGAGGGCACTAAATTCCAGGCGGTCATATCCTGACAAGCAGAAAGGTTCAAAGATGAAGAAGGGGCTGCCTGGAATTGTACAGCCAACAAGTGTGAACTTCAGGGCCTCAGCCCTTCTGTCTCCTCCCAACATGTACTCACAGCCTGAAAGTGTGCACAGAAGCTGA